The following are encoded together in the Choloepus didactylus isolate mChoDid1 chromosome 7, mChoDid1.pri, whole genome shotgun sequence genome:
- the DPPA5 gene encoding developmental pluripotency-associated 5 protein translates to MGTLSVRRNIPPWVKVPEDLKDPEVFQVQTRLLEAMFGPDGSRIPYFEQVSKAMLELKVLESSDLTEVVVYGNYIYKLRTKWMLQSLAEWHRQRQERGMLKLEEAMNALELGPWTQ, encoded by the exons ATGGGGACGCTCTCGGTACGGAGAAACATCCCACCGTGGGTGAAAGTTCCCGAAGACCTGAAAGATCCCGAGGTGTTCCAGGTCCAGACGCGGCTGCTGGAAGCCATGTTTG GTCCAGATGGATCTCGAATCCCGTACTTCGAGCAAGTGAGCAAGGCCATGCTCGAGCTGAAAGTTCTGGAATCCTCAGACCTCACCGAGGTCGTGGTTTACGGCAACTACATATACAAGCTCCGGACCAAGTGGATGCTCCAGTCCTTGGCCGAATGGCACCGCCAGCGACAGGAGCGAG GGATGCTCAAACTCGAGGAAGCCATGAATGCCCTCGAACTAGGCCCGTGGACGCAGTGA